The Elusimicrobiota bacterium sequence GGTCGGCGGTGCCTGGGTTGGCGGCCACGGCGTCCGCGGTTGACAAGGGAGCCATGCGGCGGAACCCCTCTTCGAATCGCGCGCAGTACACGCGGAGCAAGTGACGGACGAACTCGCCCGTCGGAACGTCACCGGGATTCCCGAACCGGACGCCCGTCAACATCAGCAATCCAATAATAGATTGGGCCGCGGGGGCGAAACAGTCACGAATGCTGTCGGCCAAGGCGTTCCGCCGATTCTCCGTATCTCCCGAAGCGAACGAACCGGTTTGGAGCGCGGCCAGTTGACCGCTCTCCCTCCCAACGGAATTCAGATATCCTAACACCAAATCGCTCGATAAGTCGATCAGATCCGCGCGGCTTTTAGAACCGGGCCAATAACTTCGCAGGTCCCACCGCGCTCCGATGAAGGATGAAAATAGATCCAAGACCGCTATCTTTTCTTTCAAATGGAGAAGCGTCATTGTTGCCGCCCACGTCTGGGCCGCCCCCTCGGCGCCCCCCCCTCGAGACAATGCCTCCGTCAAAGGGCCAGGCTTTTCCAGACCCGCCGCCGGATTCCATTCGCTCGCGTTCAACCCGCCGGACGGATTCAAACCCCAGGCGAACCCCGCGAATCCCCCGTTCGACACCGCCGTGGTAAGGTCCTCGGGTTTAACAAAAAGCGGGGTTCCTTCCGGGTTCTTCAGCCATGTGAAAAACTGAACCCGCCAATCTTCCGCGCTTCGAACGGCTGGAATTCCAAGAACGGGAAGCCGCCGGCCCAAACCAAGAATTCGGTTGTCCAGCTTCTCCAGCGGTGGAGTGAGCAAACGCAGTTGAAGGAACTTCCGATTCAACAGTTCCCCCCGTGGATCAACGGCCAGGGCTCTCGCGTGGGCCTCCCCCGCCGTCGCTCCGCCGACCCGTTCGACCACTTCCCGGAGGGCCCGGGCCAGAACCCGGTTGGGCACCTCTCCGGCCGTGGCCAAGGCGGGAAGCTGAATGAACACGTCGTAAACGCCTTCCTCGAGCGCCTGCGAAATCTGAAAAAGGGAATGTTCGCCTGGCTCTTCGAATAAGACGCGCGCATTGGAAACCCGAAGGCGAAGGGCGACGGGTTTCCCGCCGATGGCCAGGCGAAGATTCAGCGTGGTCCGGTCAGGAGACAGCTCCGCCACGGGAGGTTCCTGAAAAGCGAGGAGTGGAGAAGTCTTGATGATTTCCTTGGCCGCGGAGAGCAGAGAGATCTGCCATTCCTCCTCCATATCCCCGTAGGCATGGGCTTCCGCCAAACGATAAAGGAGGGAAGCGCGGGCCCCCGGTTCCGCCTGAAGAGCCAAATCTCGAAAACGCCTTTCCTCCTCCATTTGAAGGGACTCCACCCACCGAGCCGTTGGCCGGGCGACCCAACCGAACCCTAGCCAGCTGGTCGTCCGTTGCAGCGCGGTGGCCCCGACCCGGGCCGCCGTCGCCGTGGCCCTCCCCACCCCGGAGAGGACGCGGACAAGCGCGGTCGCGATTCGATCCCTGGAAACGAGAGAGAAAACATTCCCCCTTTCCGATAAAGACACAAAAATTAAAATTATTTTCTCAAAGACATCCGACCCGCTCCCGACCGCCCTGACGGACTGGGCCGGAACCTCCCCTTCCTTTCCGACGGCAGCCATTCCTGAAGCGGGAAGCGCGACCCAGGAATCAAAATGCCGACCCGGGCCCATCTTCCCTCCCGGCCGTCCGGCTCCACTCTCCGTCGCCTTGAAGGAAAGGAGCAGGCGCCGTTCCCCGACGGGAGACGTTCGACCTGAATCGGAGCGGTGAGCGCCAATCCATTCCGAACCGCCTGGCCGCGTGAATGGTTTTCTCCACCGCGCGACGGGCCTCTTCCTCGGAAAGGGCCCCGAACTCGCCCGCCTGATCGAGGAGCGCCTGATAGACGAAAACCTGTTGGAATTCCCATGTCCGATCGGAGGCCACGCCGACGGGCAGGGTCGCGGTGAGGAGGGGTTGGTGAAGCCCCGTCCGGTCCCCCGATAAAACCAATCCAAAGGCCGCTGGTGGTTCCGGAAAGAATCCAGCGATCCTGGAAGGTTTTTGGTCGAGGCCACTCGCGGGATCAAAGCAATGTAACCGAGGCCCCTGGACATGGCCTCGAGGCGGAGGCCTTCGGCGTGGTATCCCCCGGCCACGAGGACCGCCAGCCCGCTGCCCGTCCAACGGGCGAGTAGGTTTTTGACGAGAGGGGCGTTCCGTTCCTCGGCCCAACGGTAAAACCCCGCGTGGCGGTCCATGACGGAAACGAGATTCGGCCAAGGACCCGAACGAGCGGGCACACGACGGGAGAGGGATTCCCCGCGTTCGGACCAGCGCCGGAGGGTTTCTCGACGTTCGATGAACCGTTTAAACTCCTCAGAGGACAAAGAAAAATCGTTCAGTTTTTTGATCAACCGAAGGTCCGCGTCCATGGCGGCCAATTCCTCCAAAGCGGGGGTGGTCCGAAGCGCCTTGAAACGTTCCTCGGCCAGGGCGTCGATTTCCCGCCAAAGTTCGGCGCGGTTTAAACCGTCGGCTTTGGCAGCGTAGGCCGCGTAGTCCGTCAGGCCCGGGTAATCGTTGAGCGAAAGTCCGTGCCGTCCTCCGAGGTCCTTCAGAACAGCATGAAAAGAGGCGTAGGGCGCCCGTCCCAACCGGTAGGCCAGGCCCGCCTCCATCCATCGGCGAATCTCGGGCTCGGAAAGACGGGGAGCGAGAGCCTCCAAAAACCGTTTTTGATCTTCCTCCACGCGGGCCACGGAGAGAACCTCTTCCTCGGCCGTCGCCCGCAAAAAGACCTGGAGATTCGGACCCATTTCCGTCAACGCTCCATCCGCGAGAGATCGAGCGTAGGAGGCCAACCCCAACGAACCCTCCTCATAGCGAGTTCGAAGATCGTCCAACTCTTTCAAGGCGGGAGGATAGAGAACGGCTTTCAACCCATGGACGAGCCGCCGCGCCTCGCTCACCCGAGCGTCGTCTTTCGCTTGCCCGGCCATAGACTGCGTCAACGAAGCGATGTTGGCCGCGTAGGCGCGGGCGTCTTCCGCACCCCAAAGCCGCACCGGGGTCTCCGTCGTCAAACTGAAATATTCGGGGCCGGAAATAAACCCGGCCTTCAAAAACCGATTGGCCGTCCGTTGGAGGCCCCGGGGCGCCGCCAAGGCGCGGAAATCCTCCGTGCGGAACTCGCCCGCCGCCCCCTCCACGCCCACGGGAAGTCCGGATTTTCCGCCCAAACTTTTTGCCAACTGTTCCAGAACGGCGGCGGTGTTCCGTTGGGCCTCCTCCACGTCGTGGAGGTCCTGGATATGAATCAAAACGCGGCGTTCTTTGCCGGAAGGAGGGAAGAACTCGCCCAGATCCGCGTGGAGACCCACGGCGGATTCCAACCAGTCGGGAAGACCCGCCGGGGAAGCGGGGCCGGGCCGAGGCGCCACTTCTTCAAGGGGCGGAAAAGCCACCGACAGTTTTTCCCACACCCGGCCCCCGGGGGCATCGGCCGTCCGCGCGGCATGGACCGCCTTTTGACGCTCCGACCAGAGGTCACGCCCGGCCCGAAGGCTCGAACCGTCGCAAAAGAAGAGGGCGCTCGCGAGGAAAACGCGCAAGACCCGGCCCCCCCCGCGCACAACAAGACAATCCCTTTGACGGGCTTCTTTTTTCCGTTTCATGTCAAGGTTATTATAGCGCGCGAGAACAGAAGATCGGGCTAAGAAGTTGTAACGTCTTTGTAAACGAGCGGAGGAGGGCCTTCCCCCCCCGGGACGCCGAACAACCGGTCCACTCCGCGCCCGAGAACGGACAGGGTGCGGCTGTTGTCTAACAGGAAATGGGCTCGTCGGCGTTTTTCGTCCAAGGGCATCTGGGCGGCCATGCGTCGGCGGGCCTGGGCGCGGGTCAACCGGCCGCTGGCCGCGAGCCGCGCCAAACAAGTCCTTTCCGGGGCCCAGACCACCACCGTCCGGTCCACCATGCGGTCCAATCCCGTTTCAAAGAGGAGGGGCACGTCCAAAATCAGGATCCCGCGCCGGTGGGCGGCGATGCGCCGCCGGAACTCCCGAACCACGATGGGATGGAGGATGGCTTCCAATTTCTTGCGGATTTCGGGGTGCTCGAACACCACCCGAGCCATGGCGGCGCGGTCCAGGCTCCCGTCCGACCGGCGAACGGCGGGCCCGAAAAGCGACAGGACCCGGCGATAGCCCGCCCCCCCCGGCCGGAGGGCCCCATGGACAATGACGTCCGCGTCCGCCGCCGCCAGCCCGCGTTCCCGGAGCAGGGAGAGGACCGTGGATTTTCCCGACCCGATTCCACCGGTCAGGCCCACCACGAGGCGGGGCCAAGAAGGCTTCCGAGAACGGGCGTTCATGTTTGGCACCGGGGGCAAAACACGGCGCCCCGCCCGCCGACCTTCACCCCGCGCAAAACCGTCCGGCACGTCGGGCAGGGAAGCCCGTCCTTGCCGTAAACCAACAGCCGGTCTCGGGCCTGCCCGCGTTCCCCTCGAGCGTCCCGATAGTCGCGGAAGGAAACCCCCCGATGGGCCAGACCCTCCTCCAACACCCGCCGGATGTTTTCAAGAAGCGCGGGGATTTCGGCGGTCCGGACCGCCCGGGCCCGCCGGGTGGGGCGGATCCCGGAACGGAAGAGGGCCTCGGTCACGTATATATTCCCGAGCCCCGCGATCCGCTTCTGGTCCAACAGAGCCGATTGCATTTTGGCCGAGGATCGACGGAGGTCCCGCCCCCAAGGGGAAGGGTCGATCCCTCCCTCCAAGGGCTCCGGGCCCAGGGCGGCCACGGCGGGGTCGGCCCGCCAATCCTCCGCCAGCCACCATTCCCCGAACCGGCGCGTGTCGGAAAAATTCAAGGATTCCGCGGTCCCCTCAAATTCGATGCGCGCCCGGGCCGCGGGATCAGGCGGGCCGAACACGAGGCGGCCCGTCATTCGCAGGTGGGCCAAAAGCGCCGGGCCGGGGCCCAGATCAAAGACCAAATATTTTCCTCGGCGGAAAAGATCCGCCACGGTTCGGCCCGCCAGGGCGCGCACAAAATGGTCCACCTTCACCCGCCGCCGCACGCCGCCCCCCGGCCTGAACCCCTCCAACACCCGGCGGTCCCCGATCCGAACCGCGCTGATTTTCTTCCCGACCAAAAGCGTGACCAGGTCCCGCCGAATGGTTTCCACCTCCGGCAGTTCAGGCATAGCGGGTCATCTCCGCCCAGTTGGGTCCGGTTTTGAGATCCACCCGGACGGGCACGTCCAAGGCCAAAGCGGACTCCATGGTTTCCTGAATGGGACCGGCCACGCGGGCCAACTCGGCCCGGGGCACCTCGAAAAGTAAATCGTCGTGGACCTGCAGGAGCATGCGGGTTTTCCAGCCTTTCTTGGAAAAAAGGGCGGCCAGGTTCCGCATGGCGATTTTGATGATGTCCGCGCTGGTCCCCTGAATGGGAGTGTTCATGGCGGTCCGTTCGGCGAAGCCGCGCACGGAGGCGTTGGACGCCTTGATTTCCGGCAAGTAACGGCGGCGGTTGAGAAGCGTGGTCACATACCCGTCGCGGCGGGATTCTTCGATGATCCGCCGGATCCAGTCTTTGAC is a genomic window containing:
- a CDS encoding dephospho-CoA kinase, which translates into the protein MNARSRKPSWPRLVVGLTGGIGSGKSTVLSLLRERGLAAADADVIVHGALRPGGAGYRRVLSLFGPAVRRSDGSLDRAAMARVVFEHPEIRKKLEAILHPIVVREFRRRIAAHRRGILILDVPLLFETGLDRMVDRTVVVWAPERTCLARLAASGRLTRAQARRRMAAQMPLDEKRRRAHFLLDNSRTLSVLGRGVDRLFGVPGGEGPPPLVYKDVTTS
- the mutM gene encoding bifunctional DNA-formamidopyrimidine glycosylase/DNA-(apurinic or apyrimidinic site) lyase; this translates as MPELPEVETIRRDLVTLLVGKKISAVRIGDRRVLEGFRPGGGVRRRVKVDHFVRALAGRTVADLFRRGKYLVFDLGPGPALLAHLRMTGRLVFGPPDPAARARIEFEGTAESLNFSDTRRFGEWWLAEDWRADPAVAALGPEPLEGGIDPSPWGRDLRRSSAKMQSALLDQKRIAGLGNIYVTEALFRSGIRPTRRARAVRTAEIPALLENIRRVLEEGLAHRGVSFRDYRDARGERGQARDRLLVYGKDGLPCPTCRTVLRGVKVGGRGAVFCPRCQT